A region of Curvibacter sp. AEP1-3 DNA encodes the following proteins:
- a CDS encoding homoserine kinase — translation MAVYTEVSLDEASTFLSSLQLGTLQTMEGCSGGIENTNYFVTTDQAPYVLTLFERLTAQQLPFYLRLMKHLAFHGIPVPDPAANRDGDVLHSLNGKPAAVVNRLKGKSELSPGVEHCRQVGAMLARMHLAGREFGMQQPNLRALPWWNETVPVVLPHLEAAQAALIQSELAYQNHVAAQSAYAALPRGAIHADLFRDNVMFETLDGEPRLSGFFDFYFAGTDTWLFDLAVCLNDWCIDLPTGRADLERSRAFVQAYESVRPLSAQERELLPAMLRAGALRFWLSRLWDWYLPREASMLKPHDPTHFERVLQQRIAHPLTLDTLMNPETQTA, via the coding sequence ATGGCGGTTTACACAGAGGTCTCGCTCGACGAGGCCAGCACTTTTCTTTCCTCCCTGCAATTGGGCACTCTCCAAACCATGGAGGGCTGCTCCGGTGGCATTGAGAACACCAACTATTTCGTCACCACCGACCAGGCGCCCTATGTGCTGACCCTGTTCGAACGGCTGACAGCGCAGCAGTTGCCGTTTTACCTGCGGCTGATGAAGCACCTGGCGTTCCATGGCATCCCCGTACCGGACCCGGCCGCCAACCGCGATGGCGATGTGTTGCACAGCCTGAACGGTAAACCTGCCGCCGTGGTGAACCGCCTGAAAGGCAAAAGCGAATTGAGCCCCGGCGTGGAACACTGTCGCCAAGTCGGCGCCATGCTGGCGCGCATGCACCTGGCCGGCCGGGAATTCGGCATGCAACAGCCCAACCTGCGGGCGCTCCCCTGGTGGAACGAAACCGTGCCCGTCGTGCTCCCCCACCTGGAAGCAGCTCAAGCTGCACTCATCCAGAGCGAACTGGCTTACCAGAACCATGTGGCCGCGCAAAGTGCCTATGCCGCCCTGCCCCGCGGCGCCATCCACGCAGATTTGTTCCGCGACAACGTGATGTTTGAGACCCTAGACGGCGAACCCCGCCTAAGCGGCTTCTTTGACTTTTACTTTGCCGGCACCGACACGTGGTTGTTTGACTTGGCCGTCTGCCTCAACGACTGGTGCATAGACCTGCCCACCGGCCGCGCCGACCTGGAGCGCAGCCGCGCCTTCGTGCAAGCGTATGAGAGCGTGCGCCCCTTGAGCGCCCAGGAACGCGAGCTGCTTCCGGCCATGTTGCGGGCCGGAGCTTTGCGTTTCTGGCTCTCCCGCTTGTGGGACTGGTACCTGCCGCGGGAAGCCTCCATGCTCAAACCCCACGATCCCACGCACTTTGAACGGGTGCTCCAGCAGCGCATCGCGCATCCGCTCACACTGGACACCCTGATGAACCCGGAAACCCAGACCGCATGA